A genomic region of Streptosporangium lutulentum contains the following coding sequences:
- a CDS encoding SAM hydrolase/SAM-dependent halogenase family protein has translation MTSVISLLTDYGLEDGYVAACHGVIVGISPESRIIDVCHLVPSGDVRRGAAILAQTIAYLPPGVHIAVVDPGGGGSRRAVAVEAGDHVFLGPDNGLLSWAIHASGGARVAHELTNEAFFLKPVSPTFHGRDLFAPVAAHLAIGRDLAELGPEIPLNRLVSLPAPTSLVQEGTAEGEVLSVDHHGNAQLSINAGDLATLGVRPGDTLVVWLGRRRVAVPFKETFAAVPPGELVTFIDSAGLVALAVNAGDASQRLGLPPGAHVRLSLVP, from the coding sequence GTGACCTCTGTCATCAGCCTTCTCACTGATTACGGCCTCGAAGACGGCTACGTCGCCGCGTGCCACGGCGTCATCGTCGGAATCTCTCCGGAGTCGCGGATCATCGACGTGTGCCACCTGGTCCCCTCCGGGGACGTACGGCGCGGCGCCGCGATCCTGGCCCAGACGATCGCCTACCTTCCGCCGGGCGTGCACATCGCCGTGGTGGACCCCGGGGGCGGCGGCTCGCGCAGAGCCGTGGCGGTCGAGGCGGGCGACCACGTCTTCCTGGGCCCGGACAACGGCCTGCTGTCGTGGGCGATCCACGCCAGCGGCGGCGCGAGGGTCGCCCACGAGCTGACCAACGAGGCCTTCTTCCTGAAACCGGTCTCGCCCACCTTCCACGGACGCGATCTCTTCGCGCCCGTGGCGGCGCACCTGGCCATCGGGCGCGACCTCGCCGAGCTCGGGCCGGAGATCCCGCTGAACCGGCTGGTCTCGCTGCCCGCGCCGACCTCGCTGGTGCAGGAGGGCACGGCCGAGGGCGAGGTGCTGTCGGTGGACCACCACGGCAACGCCCAGCTGTCGATCAACGCGGGCGATCTGGCCACGCTGGGCGTGCGCCCGGGAGACACGCTGGTGGTCTGGCTGGGCAGGCGGCGGGTGGCCGTGCCGTTCAAGGAGACGTTCGCCGCGGTGCCCCCGGGAGAGCTGGTCACCTTCATCGACTCGGCCGGGCTGGTCGCCCTGGCGGTCAACGCCGGCGACGCCTCCCAGCGGCTCGGCCTCCCGCCGGGAGCCCACGTACGACTATCTCTTGTGCCATGA
- a CDS encoding alpha,alpha-trehalose-phosphate synthase (UDP-forming): MNAILVASNRGPVSFTLAEDGSLSMRRGGGGLVSGLSEVAKDLNVLWVCAALSDGDRGAVRLAPGGRLDQAGYDTGALRMLDIPPATFHRAYNAVANSTLWFVHHLLYDTPNMPHFDARFRREWESYRTYNEAFAMALAEEAAHGARVMVQDYHLSLVPAMLRGERPDLRVAHFSHTPWAPPEYFTLLPDDVGTELLEGILGADHAGFLTARWAGAFIDCCETVLGAQVDRRSRTVTHAGRTTRIGVHSLGVDGEALWTRASEPDVESHMAALRDQVGDRMLIVRIDRTELSKNIVRGLAAYREFLATHPEWHGRVVHLAFAYPSRHDLPEYREYTAAVQRSAKEIEDEYGTEDWDPLILNVNDDYPRSLAAYRLADVLLVNPIRDGMNLVAKEGPILSPRSALILSREAGAAAELGEHALTVNPYDVSATASALFEGLLMSEGERVRRGTLLAAAATALPPHLWFADQLAALK, translated from the coding sequence ATGAACGCGATCCTGGTCGCTTCGAACCGCGGCCCCGTCTCTTTTACCCTCGCCGAGGACGGCTCGCTGTCCATGCGCAGGGGCGGCGGCGGCCTCGTCTCCGGCCTGTCGGAGGTCGCCAAAGATCTCAACGTCCTCTGGGTCTGCGCCGCGCTCTCCGACGGCGACCGCGGTGCCGTACGGCTGGCGCCCGGCGGCCGGCTGGACCAGGCCGGTTACGACACCGGAGCGCTGCGGATGCTCGACATCCCGCCGGCGACCTTTCACCGGGCCTACAACGCGGTCGCCAACTCGACCCTCTGGTTCGTCCACCATCTTCTCTACGACACCCCCAACATGCCGCACTTCGACGCCAGGTTCCGCCGGGAGTGGGAGTCGTACCGGACCTACAACGAGGCGTTCGCGATGGCCCTGGCCGAGGAGGCCGCGCACGGGGCGAGGGTGATGGTGCAGGACTACCACCTGAGCCTGGTCCCGGCCATGCTCAGGGGCGAGCGTCCCGACCTGCGGGTGGCCCACTTCTCGCACACTCCCTGGGCGCCGCCGGAGTACTTCACCCTGCTCCCCGACGACGTCGGGACCGAGCTGCTGGAGGGCATCCTGGGCGCGGACCACGCGGGCTTCCTGACCGCGCGCTGGGCCGGGGCCTTCATCGACTGCTGCGAGACGGTGCTCGGCGCCCAGGTGGACCGCCGGAGCCGTACGGTCACCCATGCCGGCAGGACCACCCGCATCGGCGTGCACAGCCTGGGCGTGGACGGCGAGGCGCTCTGGACACGGGCGTCGGAACCCGACGTCGAATCGCACATGGCCGCCCTCCGCGACCAGGTCGGCGACCGCATGCTGATCGTGCGGATCGACAGGACGGAGCTGTCCAAGAACATCGTCAGGGGCCTGGCCGCCTACCGGGAGTTCCTCGCGACCCACCCGGAGTGGCACGGCCGGGTCGTCCACCTCGCCTTCGCCTACCCGTCCCGGCACGACCTGCCCGAATACCGCGAATACACCGCGGCGGTGCAGCGCAGTGCCAAGGAGATCGAGGACGAATACGGCACCGAGGACTGGGACCCGCTGATCCTCAACGTGAACGACGACTACCCGCGCTCGCTGGCCGCCTACCGGCTGGCCGACGTGCTGCTGGTCAACCCGATCCGCGACGGCATGAACCTGGTGGCCAAGGAGGGGCCCATCCTGTCGCCTCGCAGCGCGCTGATCCTGTCCCGGGAGGCGGGAGCCGCCGCCGAGCTGGGCGAGCACGCGCTGACGGTCAACCCCTACGACGTCTCGGCCACGGCCTCCGCCCTCTTCGAGGGCCTGCTCATGTCCGAGGGCGAACGCGTCAGGCGGGGCACCCTCCTGGCCGCCGCGGCCACCGCGCTCCCTCCGCACCTCTGGTTCGCGGACCAGCTCGCCGCTCTCAAGTAA
- a CDS encoding S1 family peptidase, whose product MSRRHVVTTGCVLSITALTLAAVPAGAERRAAGPPVAAAAPAALKPPPGMVEALQRDLNLSEAQAEARILNEARLTPIAAQMSTRLGPRYGGSWLRGNSAQALVVATTSAADIPVILAAGAQAEVVTRSLAELATIKKQIDQSLPANPLVSSARYVDVKRNKVVVLAPKPDEAQIVVESAGVDTEAVIVLPSTEVPQPLYDLVGGDAYYIGVTSRCSIGFPVVKGAQSGFVSAGHCGKTGATTTGFNRIAQGVFQGSTFPGSDYSWIATNANWTAQPAVNNGEGGTIPVAGARVAIEGASVCRSGSTTDFHCGLIQQRDASVTYPQGTIFQLTRTNVCAEPGDSGGAFISIDQAQGVTSGGTGDCSSGGTTYFQPIGEILTAYGLSLRTTAGNPPPPTTGTCTGYPNTVTGTLTKGQSAYQPSNRYYQSTAAGVHTGCLDANVGVDFDLYLQKWNGTTWPTVATSESAGPDEKITYTGTPGYYRYRVVASNGSSPYTLGFRAP is encoded by the coding sequence ATGTCCCGCAGACATGTCGTTACCACGGGATGCGTTCTGTCGATCACCGCACTTACCCTGGCCGCGGTTCCGGCCGGCGCCGAACGCCGGGCAGCGGGCCCCCCGGTCGCCGCGGCCGCTCCGGCCGCGCTGAAACCGCCGCCGGGCATGGTGGAGGCGCTCCAGCGCGACCTGAATCTCAGCGAGGCGCAGGCCGAGGCCCGCATTCTGAACGAGGCCCGCCTGACCCCGATCGCGGCGCAGATGAGCACCAGGCTCGGCCCCCGCTACGGTGGCTCCTGGCTGCGGGGAAACAGCGCACAAGCGCTGGTGGTGGCCACCACCAGCGCCGCCGACATCCCCGTGATCCTCGCCGCGGGCGCCCAGGCCGAGGTCGTCACCAGGTCGCTGGCGGAACTGGCCACGATCAAGAAGCAGATCGACCAGAGTCTGCCCGCGAATCCGCTGGTGTCGAGCGCGCGCTACGTCGACGTCAAGCGCAACAAGGTGGTCGTCCTGGCCCCGAAACCCGACGAGGCCCAGATCGTCGTCGAGAGCGCCGGCGTGGACACCGAGGCGGTGATCGTGCTGCCCTCCACCGAGGTCCCCCAGCCCTTGTATGACCTGGTGGGCGGCGACGCCTACTACATCGGCGTCACCAGCCGCTGCTCGATCGGTTTTCCCGTGGTCAAGGGCGCCCAGAGCGGTTTCGTCAGCGCCGGCCACTGCGGCAAGACCGGTGCCACCACCACCGGCTTCAACCGGATCGCCCAGGGCGTCTTCCAGGGATCGACCTTCCCCGGCAGCGACTACTCCTGGATCGCCACCAACGCCAACTGGACGGCCCAGCCGGCGGTGAACAACGGCGAGGGCGGCACCATACCCGTCGCCGGCGCCCGCGTCGCGATCGAGGGCGCCTCGGTCTGCCGGTCCGGCTCCACCACCGACTTTCACTGCGGCCTCATCCAGCAGCGCGACGCCAGCGTCACCTACCCCCAAGGCACCATTTTCCAGCTGACCCGCACCAACGTCTGCGCCGAACCCGGCGACTCGGGCGGCGCCTTCATCTCCATCGACCAGGCCCAGGGAGTCACCTCCGGCGGCACCGGCGACTGCAGCTCGGGCGGCACCACCTACTTCCAGCCGATCGGCGAGATCCTCACCGCCTACGGCCTGTCCCTGAGAACCACCGCGGGCAACCCCCCGCCGCCGACCACGGGCACCTGCACCGGCTACCCGAACACCGTCACCGGCACCCTGACCAAGGGCCAGTCGGCCTACCAGCCCAGCAACCGCTACTACCAGTCGACCGCCGCAGGCGTCCATACCGGCTGCCTGGACGCCAATGTGGGCGTCGACTTCGACCTGTATCTGCAGAAGTGGAACGGCACGACCTGGCCTACTGTCGCGACCTCCGAAAGTGCGGGCCCGGACGAGAAGATCACCTACACCGGCACCCCCGGTTACTACCGCTACCGAGTGGTCGCCTCCAACGGCTCCAGCCCCTACACCCTGGGGTTCAGGGCACCGTAA
- the mycP gene encoding type VII secretion-associated serine protease mycosin, translated as MSRSPSDEVIVLYTHASRTVRTVLAVQALVAPLAIMVVAAPVQADDIGATVRSKQWPLVPLGVAEAWQRTRGENVVVAVLDTGVDAGHPDLAGAVTGGTDLTGTRGEAPRWGRHGTAMASIIAGRGHGKNHAWGVSGIAPAATILSVRVTLDNDDPQRRRGRTWNEDALAKGIRYAADHGAEVISMSLGGGSGSWEGAATEEKAVRYALDRGSVLVASAGNDGEGPNRRNFPAAYPGVIAVGAVDRGMRVASFSNRQEYLSLVAPGVQIVSAAVDGSYVIGDGTSSAAAIVAGVVALIRSEFPRLTPAQVRRAVERGTTHAPEGGHDPDYGHGVVNAARALEQAARAQRRPLRAAVPPAVSSVSSASPASPVLSRDTPVRGTDVSRRIVCSILILLVLAMAGRSLVRLRRRARKFPTYQ; from the coding sequence GTGTCCCGATCCCCCTCCGACGAGGTCATCGTGCTCTACACGCATGCGTCCAGAACGGTTCGAACCGTCCTGGCTGTTCAGGCTCTCGTAGCCCCGCTGGCCATCATGGTCGTGGCCGCACCCGTCCAGGCCGACGACATCGGCGCCACCGTACGGTCCAAGCAGTGGCCCCTGGTTCCGCTGGGGGTGGCGGAGGCCTGGCAGCGGACCCGGGGAGAGAACGTGGTGGTCGCCGTGCTGGACACCGGGGTCGACGCCGGCCACCCCGATCTGGCCGGGGCGGTGACCGGCGGCACCGACCTGACGGGCACGCGGGGGGAGGCGCCCCGGTGGGGACGCCACGGCACGGCCATGGCGAGCATCATCGCCGGGCGCGGACACGGCAAGAACCACGCCTGGGGCGTGAGCGGGATCGCTCCCGCCGCGACGATCCTGTCCGTCAGGGTCACGCTGGACAACGACGACCCCCAGCGCCGCCGGGGCCGCACCTGGAACGAGGACGCACTGGCCAAGGGCATTCGCTACGCGGCCGACCACGGCGCCGAAGTGATCAGCATGTCGCTGGGCGGCGGCAGCGGGTCGTGGGAGGGAGCGGCGACCGAGGAGAAGGCCGTGCGCTACGCACTCGACCGGGGCTCGGTGCTGGTGGCCTCGGCGGGCAACGACGGCGAAGGTCCGAACCGCAGGAACTTCCCCGCCGCCTATCCGGGCGTGATCGCGGTGGGCGCGGTGGACAGGGGGATGAGGGTGGCCTCGTTCTCCAATCGCCAGGAATACCTGTCGCTGGTCGCACCGGGAGTTCAGATCGTCAGTGCCGCCGTCGACGGTTCCTACGTGATCGGAGACGGCACCAGCTCGGCCGCGGCCATCGTCGCCGGAGTCGTGGCACTGATCAGATCGGAGTTCCCCCGGCTGACTCCCGCTCAGGTCCGCAGGGCCGTCGAACGTGGCACCACCCACGCCCCCGAGGGCGGGCACGATCCCGACTACGGCCACGGTGTGGTCAACGCCGCCCGTGCGCTGGAACAGGCCGCCAGGGCCCAGCGGCGGCCGTTGCGTGCCGCGGTTCCGCCCGCGGTGTCTTCGGTGTCTTCGGCGTCGCCGGCCTCCCCCGTCCTTTCCCGGGATACGCCGGTCCGTGGCACCGATGTCTCGCGCAGGATCGTCTGCTCCATACTGATCCTGCTCGTCCTCGCCATGGCCGGACGCTCGCTGGTCAGACTTCGCCGTCGCGCGCGAAAATTTCCTACTTATCAATAG
- a CDS encoding IS982 family transposase translates to MTQDLNTLLTALYVKIDDKIGGSRSMGRPPLLSDSELVCLAVAQALLGHHSEARWLRFARTHLSGMFPYLPQQSGYNKRLRAALPLVKQMIRELATDSDFWFDNHWIVDSTPVPCGMSRPTVQRSNLAGWAGYGYCASHSRFFWGLRLYLVCTPTGMPILWALANPKIGEREVLAAMLEVDAGLIAEREGILLICDKGFASKPFEKELAAHGIDLLRPSRKREKQRHGEPMLKKVRQLIESVNDTLKGQLDLEQHGGRTFEGVAVRVAQRILAMAAAIWHNNKTGAPVTRSLIAYDH, encoded by the coding sequence GTGACGCAAGACCTGAACACCCTCTTGACCGCACTATATGTGAAGATCGACGACAAGATCGGAGGAAGCCGATCGATGGGCAGGCCGCCGCTGCTCAGCGACTCCGAGCTCGTCTGCCTAGCGGTGGCCCAGGCGCTGCTCGGTCACCACTCCGAGGCCCGCTGGCTGCGCTTCGCCCGCACGCACCTGTCCGGCATGTTCCCGTACCTGCCGCAGCAGTCGGGCTACAACAAACGCCTGCGCGCGGCATTGCCCCTGGTCAAGCAGATGATCCGGGAGCTGGCCACCGACAGCGACTTTTGGTTCGACAACCACTGGATCGTTGACTCCACACCGGTGCCGTGCGGGATGTCGCGCCCAACCGTGCAGCGCTCGAACCTGGCCGGCTGGGCCGGCTATGGCTACTGCGCCTCACACTCCCGGTTCTTCTGGGGCCTGCGGCTGTATCTGGTGTGCACCCCGACCGGCATGCCGATCTTATGGGCGCTGGCCAACCCGAAGATCGGCGAGCGGGAGGTGCTGGCCGCGATGCTCGAGGTCGATGCCGGCCTGATCGCCGAACGCGAGGGCATTCTGCTCATCTGCGACAAGGGTTTCGCCTCCAAGCCTTTTGAGAAGGAACTCGCCGCCCACGGCATCGACCTGCTGCGTCCCTCCCGCAAGCGGGAGAAACAGCGGCACGGCGAGCCAATGCTCAAGAAGGTCCGCCAGCTCATCGAGTCGGTCAACGACACTCTCAAAGGCCAACTCGACCTGGAACAACACGGCGGACGGACCTTCGAGGGCGTCGCCGTCCGCGTCGCCCAGCGCATCCTGGCGATGGCCGCGGCAATCTGGCACAACAACAAGACCGGAGCCCCGGTCACCCGCTCGCTGATCGCCTACGACCACTGA
- a CDS encoding DUF3263 domain-containing protein, with amino-acid sequence MDTAPIPGDSAAPEPIPRALTDRERELLAFERQWWRYAGAKEQAIREAFDVSATRYYQLLGELIDLPQALAHDPMLVKRLRRLRETRRRDRAARRLGLNP; translated from the coding sequence ATGGACACCGCACCGATCCCCGGTGACAGTGCTGCCCCTGAACCGATCCCGCGCGCTCTCACGGACAGGGAGCGGGAACTGCTCGCCTTCGAACGCCAGTGGTGGCGCTACGCGGGCGCGAAGGAGCAGGCGATCCGTGAGGCCTTCGACGTCTCCGCCACCCGTTACTACCAGCTGCTCGGCGAGCTCATCGACTTACCCCAGGCGCTCGCCCACGATCCGATGCTGGTCAAGCGCCTGCGCCGGCTCCGTGAGACGCGCCGGCGCGACCGCGCCGCCCGGCGGCTGGGCCTGAATCCCTGA
- a CDS encoding MFS transporter, with translation MAAIALVRLTRDRATWLIYLQLGIFATYLYGLSAALPLLRIDQGVSQTVAGLHGTSMAVGGILTGLALPWLTRRIGRRAVTWTGLAGVNVGVMLVMLGDALPVTLLGYGIASGMGSITLYAGMAALDDHHGPAGAAAISEANAVGVTVGIGASFVISFAAQSALGWRAALLMTPILTALLALAMGRVWIPERESTGVPTGPAAKARFSRRFYVAAAVLFCCVALEFCFNLWAAKLVADRTGLSAAMAAIGLTAFTAGLAAGRFAGARLALWMAPTTLFVCALALTAAGWAVFWLSEEPVLSYAGLAVSGLGASLHFPLALSRVLAASDGRADQATATASVFSSVAVGVGPFLLGALGDAFGTHQAFLMVPALIGLAVGGILAGSGRHAGAHAPAGG, from the coding sequence GTGGCCGCCATCGCGCTCGTCAGGCTGACTCGTGATCGCGCGACCTGGCTGATCTACCTCCAGCTCGGCATCTTCGCCACCTACCTGTACGGCCTCAGCGCCGCTCTCCCGCTGCTCCGCATCGACCAGGGCGTGTCGCAGACGGTCGCCGGATTGCACGGCACCTCGATGGCCGTCGGCGGCATCCTCACCGGACTCGCCCTCCCCTGGCTGACCCGGAGGATCGGCCGCCGGGCCGTCACCTGGACGGGACTCGCCGGGGTGAACGTCGGAGTGATGCTGGTGATGCTCGGCGACGCGCTGCCGGTCACCCTTCTCGGATACGGCATCGCCAGCGGGATGGGCTCGATCACCCTCTACGCGGGCATGGCCGCGCTCGACGACCACCACGGCCCGGCCGGCGCGGCGGCGATCAGCGAGGCGAACGCCGTCGGGGTGACCGTCGGCATCGGGGCGTCGTTCGTCATCAGCTTCGCCGCGCAGAGCGCGCTCGGCTGGCGGGCCGCGCTGCTGATGACCCCGATCCTGACCGCGCTGCTCGCGCTGGCCATGGGCCGCGTCTGGATCCCCGAGCGCGAGAGCACCGGCGTCCCCACCGGCCCGGCGGCCAAGGCGCGGTTCAGCCGGCGGTTCTACGTCGCGGCGGCGGTGCTGTTCTGCTGTGTCGCCCTGGAGTTCTGCTTCAACCTGTGGGCGGCGAAACTGGTCGCCGACCGGACCGGGCTGTCGGCGGCGATGGCGGCGATCGGGCTGACCGCGTTCACCGCCGGCCTCGCGGCCGGGCGGTTCGCCGGTGCGCGGCTGGCCCTGTGGATGGCGCCCACGACCCTGTTCGTCTGCGCGCTCGCGCTCACCGCGGCCGGGTGGGCGGTCTTCTGGCTGAGCGAGGAGCCCGTGCTCTCCTACGCCGGCCTGGCCGTCTCCGGACTCGGGGCCTCGCTGCACTTCCCGCTGGCGCTCTCCCGGGTGCTGGCCGCCTCGGACGGGCGAGCGGATCAGGCCACGGCCACGGCCTCCGTCTTCTCCAGCGTCGCGGTGGGCGTGGGACCGTTCCTGCTGGGCGCGCTGGGCGACGCGTTCGGCACCCACCAGGCGTTCCTCATGGTTCCCGCCCTGATCGGGCTGGCCGTCGGCGGGATCCTGGCCGGCTCCGGGCGGCATGCCGGGGCCCATGCTCCCGCTGGGGGCTAG
- a CDS encoding ice-binding family protein, with amino-acid sequence MGKPLATAAAPPQAGLSGFSRLAAGFALVPATTVLIVTQSGAGAPQPPVSLGTAGSFAVLAGSTVTGNLGLSPGTAVTGFPPGTVNGTIHAADATAEQAKTDLTAAYDDAAARTPAATVPTELGGTTVTPGVYTSAAGTFGITGNLTLNAQGDPNAVFVFQAASTLVTASASTVTLTGGAQASNVFWQVGSSAARPRWEPTPASPGTSSR; translated from the coding sequence ATGGGGAAGCCTCTCGCTACGGCAGCCGCCCCGCCGCAGGCTGGCTTGTCCGGATTCTCCCGGCTGGCGGCGGGTTTCGCGCTCGTCCCCGCCACGACCGTGCTCATCGTCACGCAGTCCGGTGCGGGCGCCCCGCAACCGCCGGTGAGCCTTGGAACTGCGGGCAGCTTCGCGGTTCTGGCTGGGAGCACCGTCACCGGGAACCTCGGGCTGAGCCCGGGCACGGCGGTGACCGGCTTTCCGCCCGGCACCGTGAACGGAACCATCCATGCGGCCGACGCCACCGCCGAACAGGCCAAGACCGACCTGACCGCCGCCTACGACGATGCCGCCGCTCGGACTCCTGCCGCCACGGTGCCGACGGAGCTCGGCGGGACCACCGTGACGCCGGGGGTCTACACCTCCGCCGCGGGCACCTTCGGGATCACCGGGAACCTGACCCTCAACGCGCAGGGAGACCCGAACGCGGTCTTCGTCTTCCAGGCGGCCTCCACCCTCGTCACCGCGTCCGCCAGCACGGTGACCCTCACCGGGGGAGCCCAGGCGAGCAACGTCTTCTGGCAGGTCGGCAGCTCGGCAGCTCGGCCACGCTGGGAACCAACTCCAGCCTCACCGGGAACATCCTCGCGCTGA
- a CDS encoding RNA polymerase sigma factor translates to MALDETTEELARGAAQGDHRALGELLKRIEPDVLRHCGRILPYRQDAEEACQDTLLAVARNIGRFEGRARFSTWLHIVTANCARTTYRSMKRRSAEQGSDDLLLQKPDVARVSVIAGSRLDLLDAMEALEAEKPDLAQALVLRDICQLDYSEVAEQLRIPLGTAKSRIHQARKYVQGALGDAYGF, encoded by the coding sequence ATGGCGCTGGACGAGACGACCGAGGAACTGGCCCGCGGGGCCGCCCAAGGTGATCACCGGGCACTGGGCGAGCTGCTGAAGCGGATCGAGCCGGACGTGCTGCGGCACTGCGGGCGGATCCTCCCCTACCGGCAGGACGCCGAAGAGGCCTGCCAGGACACGTTGCTGGCGGTGGCGCGCAACATCGGCCGCTTCGAGGGGCGTGCCCGGTTCAGCACCTGGCTGCACATCGTGACCGCCAACTGCGCCAGGACCACCTATCGCTCGATGAAGCGACGTTCAGCCGAGCAGGGATCGGACGATCTGCTTCTGCAGAAGCCCGATGTCGCCAGGGTGAGTGTGATCGCCGGTTCCAGGCTGGACCTGCTCGACGCGATGGAGGCGCTGGAGGCCGAAAAGCCCGATCTGGCCCAGGCGCTGGTGCTGCGTGACATCTGCCAGCTCGACTACAGCGAGGTGGCCGAGCAGCTCCGCATCCCGCTCGGCACCGCCAAGTCCCGCATCCATCAGGCGCGCAAATACGTCCAAGGAGCTCTGGGCGACGCCTACGGTTTCTGA
- the otsB gene encoding trehalose-phosphatase, producing the protein MTPDTTEGLRAIVADPAGAVIGLDFDGTLSPIVPDPAAARIHPDGPGVLARLGDLVGAVVIVTGRPAAVAVEYGSLAEVPGLVVLGHYGLERWEAGRLSAPPVHPGLARVRDALVPLVAGFDGARIEDKERAVAVHTRQSADPQLALDALREPVATLAAEAGLAVEPGKFVLELRPPGMDKGVALSAFLRERQARSVLFAGDDLGDLAAFAAVRASGLPGVTVFSGSSEIVVEADIVVNGPDGVMGLLRSIADSIGA; encoded by the coding sequence GTGACCCCGGACACGACCGAGGGACTGAGAGCGATCGTCGCCGATCCCGCGGGGGCGGTGATCGGACTCGACTTCGACGGCACCCTGTCACCGATCGTGCCCGACCCCGCGGCGGCCAGGATCCATCCGGACGGTCCCGGGGTGCTGGCCAGGCTCGGTGACCTGGTCGGCGCCGTGGTGATCGTGACGGGGCGTCCGGCCGCCGTCGCCGTCGAGTACGGTTCCCTGGCGGAGGTGCCGGGGCTGGTCGTGCTCGGCCACTACGGCCTCGAACGCTGGGAGGCGGGCAGGCTCTCCGCGCCGCCCGTCCATCCGGGTCTGGCCAGGGTCCGGGACGCGCTCGTCCCACTGGTCGCGGGGTTCGACGGCGCCAGGATCGAGGACAAGGAGCGGGCGGTGGCCGTGCACACGCGGCAGAGCGCCGACCCGCAGCTCGCCCTCGACGCTCTGCGCGAGCCGGTCGCCACGCTGGCGGCCGAGGCGGGGCTGGCGGTCGAGCCGGGCAAGTTCGTGCTGGAGCTGCGTCCGCCGGGGATGGACAAGGGAGTGGCGCTGAGCGCCTTCCTGAGGGAGCGACAGGCGCGGTCGGTGCTGTTCGCGGGTGACGATCTGGGAGACCTGGCGGCGTTCGCGGCCGTGCGTGCTTCCGGGCTGCCGGGGGTGACGGTGTTCAGCGGGTCGTCCGAGATCGTGGTGGAGGCCGACATCGTCGTGAACGGCCCCGACGGGGTGATGGGACTTCTCCGCTCGATCGCTGATTCGATCGGGGCCTAG
- the thrC gene encoding threonine synthase: MALATTENTTSLDFGPAVALSCRECGARYDLGPTFACVECFGPLEIAYDFGQVTREQIAAGPTNIWRYRSLLPVPADVISKPNMAPGWTKLVKADNLARELGLRSLHVKDDSGNPTHSFKDRVVAMAVEAARNFGFHTLSCSSTGNLAGAVTAAAARAGLDACVFIPADLEEAKVVMASVYGGKLVAIEGTYDDVNRFCSELIGDELGDQWGFANVNLRPYYAEGSKTLAYEIAEQLGWRIPDQIVIPVASGSQLTKIDKAFKELIKLGLVEEKPYKIFAAQAEGCSPVSTAYKAGLDVIRPVKPNTIAKSLAIGNPADGPYVLDIARRTGGAVEDVTDAEVVDAIRLLARTEGIFAETAGGVTVGVLRKLVAAGRLDPDAETVVLNTGDGLKTLDAVASQARPTAVIRPSLDAFRAVIA; this comes from the coding sequence ATGGCGCTCGCAACCACTGAAAACACCACCTCGCTCGACTTCGGCCCCGCTGTGGCCCTCTCCTGTCGCGAGTGCGGTGCCCGCTACGACCTCGGTCCCACCTTCGCCTGCGTCGAGTGTTTCGGACCCCTTGAGATCGCCTACGACTTCGGGCAGGTGACCCGGGAGCAGATCGCCGCGGGACCGACCAACATCTGGCGCTATCGTTCCCTGCTGCCGGTTCCGGCCGACGTGATCTCCAAGCCCAACATGGCCCCGGGGTGGACGAAGCTCGTCAAGGCCGACAACCTGGCCCGCGAGCTGGGCCTCCGCTCGCTGCACGTGAAGGACGACTCCGGCAACCCCACGCACTCCTTCAAGGACCGCGTCGTGGCCATGGCCGTCGAGGCGGCCCGCAACTTCGGTTTCCACACCCTCTCATGCTCCTCCACCGGCAACCTGGCCGGCGCGGTCACCGCCGCGGCCGCCCGCGCCGGGCTGGACGCCTGCGTGTTCATCCCCGCGGACCTGGAGGAGGCCAAGGTCGTCATGGCCTCGGTCTACGGGGGCAAACTCGTCGCCATCGAGGGCACCTACGACGACGTGAACCGCTTCTGCTCCGAGCTCATCGGCGACGAGCTGGGCGACCAGTGGGGCTTCGCCAACGTCAACCTCCGTCCGTACTACGCGGAGGGTTCCAAGACCCTGGCCTACGAGATCGCCGAGCAGCTCGGCTGGCGGATCCCGGACCAGATCGTCATCCCGGTCGCGTCCGGCTCCCAGCTCACGAAGATCGACAAGGCCTTCAAGGAGCTGATCAAGCTCGGCCTCGTCGAGGAGAAGCCCTACAAGATCTTCGCGGCGCAGGCCGAGGGGTGCTCGCCGGTCTCCACCGCCTACAAGGCGGGTCTCGACGTGATCCGCCCGGTCAAGCCGAACACGATCGCCAAGTCGCTGGCGATCGGCAACCCGGCGGACGGCCCCTACGTGCTGGACATCGCCCGGCGCACCGGCGGTGCGGTCGAGGACGTCACGGACGCCGAGGTCGTCGACGCGATCCGGCTGCTGGCCAGGACCGAGGGCATCTTCGCCGAGACGGCGGGCGGCGTCACCGTCGGTGTGCTGCGCAAGCTGGTCGCCGCGGGGCGGCTCGACCCCGACGCGGAGACCGTGGTCCTCAACACCGGCGACGGTCTGAAGACCCTCGACGCGGTGGCGAGCCAGGCGCGTCCCACCGCCGTCATCCGGCCCTCTCTTGACGCATTCCGTGCGGTTATCGCCTAG